The Anoxybacillus flavithermus genome has a segment encoding these proteins:
- a CDS encoding methionine synthase, with protein MASLFAQLEKKILIIDGAMGTMIQAANLTADDFGGEAYEGCNEYLTLTAPHVISHIHEAYFAAGADIVETNTFGATRIVLDEYNLGHLALELNMEAAKLAKRAAEKYTTSDHPRFVAGSMGPTTKTLSVTGGAKFAELISSYEEQARGLLLGGVDLLLLETCQDTLNVKAAFLGITKAFQAVGKQVPLMISGTIEPMGTTLAGQTIESFFISVQHMKPFAIGLNCATGPEFMTDHLRSLASLANTAVSCYPNAGLPDEEGHYHETPEMLAKKIRQFAEKGWLNIVGGCCGTTPQHIQAIAEAVRDIPPRAIPKQFAMHAVSGIDALIYDETMRPLFVGERTNVIGSRKFKRLIAEGKYEEAAEIARAQVKNGAHVIDICLADPDRDEKEDMEQFIQQVVKKVKVPLVIDSTDEDVIACALSYSQGKAIINSINLEDGEERFEKIVPLLHQYGAAVVVGTIDEQGMAIEAKRKLDIALRSYDLLVNKYGVSPHDIIFDPLVFPIGTGDEQYIGAAKETIEGIRLIKQHLPNCLTMLGISNVSFGLPPVGREVLNSVFLYHCTQAGLDYAIVNTEKLERFASIPEEEVRLAEALLFDTNDETLNAFIQFYRDKTKQPKQTNVHMTLEERLAAYVVEGTKDGLIEDLTLALQTYSPLDIINGPLMNGMDEVGRLFNDNQLIVAEVLQSAEVMKAAVAFLEPYMEKNETSVKGKVLLATVKGDVHDIGKNLVDIILSNNGFHVVDLGIKVTPQQLIEAVRHEQPDMIGLSGLLVKSAQQMVLTAQDLKQAGISLPILVGGAALSRKFTDTKIAPEYDGIVLYAKDAMEGLTLANRIVQQDIVYEKKEQVERVTKQQSAVAVMTKSNVKQAPIYVPVDTERHILQHIPLSHIEPYVNWQMLLGHHLGLKGNVKQLLAEGNEKAMMLKELIDELLAEAKRTNSLAPKAVYQFFPATSDGDTVIIYDPRDQQTVIETFTFPRQTKAPYLCLADYLSSEQIDYVGLFAVTAGAGVRDLAQRFKEEGQFLKSHAIQALALELAEGLAERVHQIMRDRWGFPDSPDFTMEQRFAAKYQGQRFSFGYPACPNLEDQEKLFRLLRPEEIGIQLTEGYMMEPEASVSAIVFAHPEARYFNVL; from the coding sequence ATGGCTAGTTTATTTGCACAGCTTGAGAAAAAAATTTTAATTATTGACGGCGCGATGGGGACGATGATTCAAGCGGCCAATTTAACGGCGGACGATTTTGGCGGAGAAGCGTACGAAGGATGTAACGAATATTTAACGCTCACCGCCCCTCATGTCATCTCACATATTCACGAAGCATATTTCGCCGCAGGGGCGGACATCGTTGAAACAAATACGTTTGGTGCGACCCGCATCGTCTTAGACGAATACAACCTCGGGCATTTAGCGCTTGAATTAAATATGGAAGCAGCGAAACTCGCCAAACGAGCGGCTGAAAAATATACAACGAGCGATCACCCTCGCTTCGTTGCCGGTTCGATGGGTCCGACGACAAAAACGCTATCTGTCACAGGCGGAGCGAAGTTTGCCGAACTCATTTCTTCCTATGAAGAACAAGCGCGCGGCTTATTGCTTGGCGGCGTCGATTTGTTGTTGTTAGAAACGTGCCAAGATACGTTAAACGTGAAAGCTGCGTTTCTCGGCATTACGAAAGCGTTTCAAGCGGTCGGAAAACAAGTACCGCTTATGATTTCTGGAACGATTGAACCGATGGGAACGACGCTTGCCGGGCAAACGATTGAATCGTTTTTTATTTCCGTTCAACATATGAAGCCTTTTGCTATCGGTTTAAACTGCGCCACAGGGCCGGAATTTATGACCGATCATTTGCGATCGCTCGCTTCATTAGCGAACACCGCCGTCAGCTGCTATCCGAACGCCGGTCTTCCTGACGAAGAAGGACATTATCACGAAACGCCCGAGATGCTAGCGAAAAAAATTCGCCAATTTGCCGAGAAAGGATGGCTAAATATCGTCGGCGGCTGTTGCGGCACGACGCCACAACATATTCAAGCGATCGCCGAAGCCGTTCGCGACATCCCGCCGCGTGCGATTCCAAAACAGTTTGCGATGCATGCCGTCTCAGGCATTGATGCGCTCATTTACGATGAAACGATGCGTCCGCTTTTTGTTGGGGAACGAACGAACGTCATCGGTTCGCGCAAGTTTAAACGGCTCATTGCGGAAGGAAAATATGAAGAAGCGGCAGAAATTGCTCGCGCTCAAGTCAAAAACGGGGCGCACGTCATCGACATTTGTTTAGCCGACCCTGACCGCGATGAAAAAGAAGATATGGAACAATTTATTCAACAAGTCGTGAAAAAAGTAAAAGTGCCGCTTGTCATCGACTCGACCGATGAAGACGTCATCGCTTGCGCCTTGTCGTATTCGCAAGGAAAAGCGATTATTAACTCCATTAACTTAGAAGACGGCGAAGAACGATTTGAAAAAATTGTTCCGCTTCTTCATCAATACGGAGCAGCGGTCGTCGTCGGCACGATTGACGAACAAGGCATGGCGATCGAAGCGAAACGAAAGCTTGATATCGCCCTTCGTTCATACGATTTACTCGTCAACAAATACGGCGTCTCACCGCACGACATCATTTTCGACCCGCTCGTTTTTCCGATCGGCACAGGCGATGAACAATATATTGGTGCAGCGAAAGAAACCATTGAAGGCATTCGCCTCATTAAACAACATTTACCAAACTGTTTAACGATGCTCGGCATTAGCAACGTCTCATTCGGCTTGCCACCTGTCGGGCGCGAAGTGTTAAACTCCGTCTTTTTATACCATTGCACGCAAGCTGGTCTCGACTACGCGATCGTCAATACCGAAAAATTAGAGCGATTCGCTTCCATTCCTGAAGAAGAAGTACGGTTAGCCGAGGCGTTGTTATTTGACACAAACGATGAAACATTAAACGCTTTTATTCAATTTTATCGCGATAAAACGAAGCAACCGAAACAAACAAACGTTCATATGACGTTAGAAGAACGGCTCGCCGCATATGTCGTTGAAGGAACGAAAGACGGGCTTATTGAAGATTTAACGCTCGCATTACAAACGTACAGCCCACTTGACATTATTAACGGTCCGCTTATGAACGGAATGGACGAAGTCGGTCGTTTATTTAACGACAACCAACTCATCGTCGCCGAAGTGTTGCAAAGTGCGGAAGTGATGAAAGCCGCGGTCGCCTTTTTAGAGCCGTATATGGAAAAAAACGAAACGAGCGTGAAAGGAAAAGTGCTGCTTGCAACCGTCAAAGGAGATGTACATGACATCGGTAAAAATTTAGTCGACATTATTTTAAGCAATAACGGGTTTCACGTCGTTGACTTAGGCATTAAAGTGACACCACAACAGCTCATCGAAGCGGTGCGACACGAACAGCCCGATATGATTGGCTTATCAGGACTGCTTGTTAAATCCGCACAACAAATGGTGCTTACCGCCCAAGACTTAAAACAAGCCGGCATTTCGTTACCGATTTTAGTTGGCGGAGCGGCTCTGTCACGCAAATTTACCGATACGAAAATTGCCCCTGAATATGACGGTATCGTTTTGTACGCCAAAGATGCGATGGAAGGACTGACGCTAGCCAACCGCATCGTTCAACAAGATATCGTCTATGAGAAAAAAGAACAAGTGGAACGTGTAACAAAACAGCAAAGCGCCGTCGCCGTCATGACAAAGTCCAATGTGAAGCAAGCACCCATTTACGTTCCGGTCGATACAGAAAGGCATATATTACAACACATTCCGCTTTCACATATCGAACCGTACGTCAATTGGCAAATGCTTCTTGGTCACCATCTTGGCTTAAAAGGAAACGTCAAACAGCTGTTGGCGGAAGGAAATGAAAAAGCGATGATGTTAAAAGAGCTCATCGATGAATTACTTGCCGAGGCAAAACGAACGAACTCGCTTGCACCAAAAGCAGTATATCAATTTTTCCCAGCAACAAGCGACGGCGATACGGTTATCATTTACGATCCGCGCGATCAACAAACGGTCATTGAGACGTTTACGTTTCCAAGACAAACGAAAGCACCATATTTATGTTTAGCAGACTATCTTTCTAGCGAACAAATCGACTACGTCGGGCTATTTGCCGTTACCGCCGGGGCAGGCGTGCGCGATTTAGCACAACGGTTCAAAGAAGAAGGGCAGTTTTTGAAAAGCCACGCCATTCAAGCGTTAGCGCTTGAACTAGCGGAAGGATTGGCGGAACGCGTGCATCAAATTATGCGCGACCGCTGGGGCTTTCCAGATTCGCCCGATTTTACGATGGAGCAACGGTTTGCGGCAAAATACCAAGGACAACGTTTTTCTTTCGGCTACCCTGCTTGTCCAAATCTCGAAGACCAAGAAAAACTGTTCCGCCTATTACGTCCAGAAGAAATTGGCATTCAGTTAACAGAAGGCTATATGATGGAACCGGAAGCGTCTGTCTCCGCCATCGTCTTCGCTCATCCAGAAGCAAGATACTTTAACGTGTTGTGA
- a CDS encoding LacI family transcriptional regulator, which yields MTVTIKDVAKRANVAPSTVSRVIADSPRISEKTKKKVREAMKELGYHPNFIARSLANKSTQVIGLVMPSSADKAFQNPFFPEVIRGISKAVHDRQYALQLSTGETEAEIYEGVVHMVQGKRVDGVILLYSRANDKIMTYLQKEDVPFVVIGKPHKRAEEITHVDNDNVRAAREATEYLIELGHGRIAFVGGNVNLIVTMDRLRGYEKALKSAGLAYRKDYIVHEEFLKEGGQEAMKELLSLAEPPTALVVADDLMALGVLNTLAEMGLSVPGDVSIVSFNNVLLSEISRPPLTSVDIHIFQLGFEAARNLIQQIENPNEPIKRIIIPHTLVKRFSCDYYKGAV from the coding sequence ATGACAGTGACGATTAAAGATGTAGCGAAGCGCGCGAATGTGGCGCCATCGACCGTTTCACGCGTCATCGCCGATAGCCCGCGCATTAGCGAAAAAACGAAGAAAAAAGTACGCGAGGCGATGAAAGAGCTTGGCTATCATCCGAATTTTATCGCGCGCAGTTTAGCAAATAAATCGACGCAAGTAATCGGGCTCGTCATGCCAAGTTCGGCAGATAAAGCGTTTCAAAACCCGTTTTTCCCGGAAGTCATTCGCGGCATTAGTAAAGCGGTGCACGATCGGCAATATGCGTTGCAGTTATCGACGGGAGAAACGGAAGCGGAAATTTACGAGGGTGTCGTGCATATGGTGCAAGGAAAGCGCGTTGATGGTGTCATTTTGCTGTATTCGCGTGCGAACGATAAAATTATGACGTATTTACAAAAAGAAGATGTGCCGTTCGTTGTCATTGGGAAACCGCACAAAAGAGCGGAAGAAATTACTCACGTTGATAACGATAACGTACGGGCGGCACGCGAGGCAACGGAATATTTAATTGAACTCGGTCATGGGCGCATCGCGTTTGTCGGTGGAAACGTCAATCTCATCGTGACGATGGATCGTCTGCGCGGTTATGAAAAAGCGCTCAAATCGGCAGGGCTTGCATATCGAAAAGACTACATTGTACACGAGGAATTTTTAAAAGAAGGCGGACAAGAAGCGATGAAAGAGCTTCTTTCACTTGCTGAACCGCCAACCGCGCTCGTTGTCGCCGACGATTTAATGGCGCTTGGGGTATTAAATACGCTTGCGGAAATGGGATTAAGCGTGCCGGGAGATGTATCGATCGTTAGCTTTAACAACGTACTTTTATCGGAAATTTCTCGTCCGCCGCTCACGTCAGTAGATATTCATATTTTTCAACTCGGCTTTGAAGCGGCAAGAAATTTAATACAACAAATCGAAAATCCGAACGAGCCAATTAAACGAATTATTATCCCACATACGCTCGTGAAACGATTTTCGTGCGATTACTACAAAGGGGCTGTCTAA
- a CDS encoding alpha-glucosidase, which translates to MLEDTSFAIRPIDQLDEKEVWQPIGDVQKIEGKKQIFAFTCENASGKIHFYRDDIVRVTIDPFDGKYVSVSPAVVATPEKVDVHVQEKEDGWELRTKQLTVVIERSPFRLAIYDNEGILLVRDEQPVCFEAKGRMRCVHALAPTDVVYGLGKKTGVLNKRGAVWTMWNTDVYAPHNLETDPLYQSHPYMMVLKHGHAHGIFFDHTYKTTFDLRHESFYTFTSDGGSLDYYVFAGPHPKDVLGQYTHLVGRMPLPPKWALGYHQSRYSYETEQEVRELIDTFRAKRIPLDAVYLDIHYMDEYRVFTFDKKRFPRPESLVQYAKEQGVHIVPIVDPGVKVDAEYETYRDGVQKDDFCKYADGTLYKGDVWPGTSVFPDFLKKKVRKWWGEQHTFYTDIGIEGIWNDMNEPSVFNETKTIDEQVVHDGWKTHRQVHNIYGMMMTEATYSALKKQLKGKRPFVLTRAGFSGIHRYAAVWTGDNRSFWEHLELSIPMCLNLGLSAVAFCGADVGGFAHDTGGELLVRWTQAGAFFPYFRNHCAIGFARQEPWAFGETYEQIIKRYIELRYEWLPHFYSLYMEAHQTGVPMMRPLMMEYPNDCETWNISDQFMVGEQVMIAPIIRPYTTHRIVYFPEGRWVDYWTKEVFEGGQRYIVEAPLDRLPIYVKEGAMIAHAEAKPSTMIVDEQLTLYVYTMKKGTSAYTIYDDDGETFAYEKGEYVRMHIRATFSDDAVHFEIEREGAYKPPWPLRVAFVGDVPSTIVVNGERRIIDEATNTFVL; encoded by the coding sequence ATGCTAGAAGATACAAGTTTTGCGATTCGACCGATTGATCAGTTGGACGAAAAAGAAGTGTGGCAGCCGATTGGTGATGTGCAAAAAATTGAAGGGAAAAAGCAAATATTTGCATTTACATGCGAGAACGCGTCAGGTAAAATACATTTTTATCGTGACGATATTGTTCGGGTGACGATCGATCCATTCGACGGAAAGTATGTTTCTGTGAGTCCAGCAGTGGTCGCAACGCCGGAAAAAGTCGATGTGCACGTTCAAGAAAAAGAAGACGGCTGGGAGTTGCGGACGAAACAGCTGACAGTCGTCATTGAGCGAAGTCCGTTTCGTTTAGCGATATACGACAATGAAGGAATATTGCTCGTGCGCGATGAACAGCCTGTATGTTTTGAAGCCAAAGGGCGTATGCGTTGCGTTCATGCGCTTGCTCCGACAGATGTCGTATATGGATTAGGAAAAAAAACAGGAGTGTTGAATAAACGCGGTGCTGTATGGACGATGTGGAATACGGACGTGTATGCGCCCCACAATTTAGAAACAGATCCACTATATCAATCACATCCGTATATGATGGTGTTAAAACATGGGCATGCGCACGGCATCTTTTTCGATCATACGTATAAAACGACGTTTGATTTGCGCCATGAATCGTTTTATACGTTTACATCAGATGGTGGGTCCCTTGACTATTATGTGTTTGCTGGGCCGCATCCGAAAGATGTGTTAGGGCAATATACGCATCTTGTTGGACGAATGCCTTTGCCACCAAAATGGGCGCTTGGGTATCATCAGTCACGGTATAGTTATGAAACCGAACAGGAAGTGCGTGAACTGATCGATACGTTTCGCGCCAAACGTATTCCGCTTGATGCGGTATATTTAGATATTCATTACATGGATGAATATCGCGTATTTACATTTGACAAAAAACGATTTCCACGTCCGGAATCGCTCGTTCAATATGCGAAGGAACAAGGGGTTCATATCGTTCCGATTGTTGATCCAGGCGTGAAAGTTGATGCGGAGTATGAGACGTACCGCGATGGGGTGCAAAAGGATGATTTTTGTAAATATGCGGACGGAACGTTGTACAAAGGAGACGTCTGGCCAGGAACGAGCGTATTTCCAGACTTTTTGAAGAAAAAAGTGCGCAAATGGTGGGGCGAACAACATACGTTTTATACGGACATCGGCATCGAAGGCATTTGGAACGATATGAATGAGCCATCGGTATTTAACGAGACAAAAACGATTGATGAACAAGTCGTTCATGACGGATGGAAAACGCATCGTCAAGTGCATAACATATACGGAATGATGATGACCGAGGCGACATATTCTGCGTTGAAAAAACAGCTGAAGGGAAAACGTCCGTTTGTATTGACGCGCGCAGGCTTTTCCGGCATTCATCGCTACGCAGCGGTATGGACGGGAGATAATCGAAGCTTTTGGGAGCACCTTGAACTGTCGATACCGATGTGCTTGAATTTAGGATTATCGGCTGTTGCGTTTTGTGGGGCAGATGTTGGTGGCTTTGCGCACGATACGGGCGGTGAATTGCTCGTTCGTTGGACGCAAGCCGGCGCCTTTTTCCCTTATTTCCGCAATCATTGTGCGATCGGTTTTGCGCGGCAAGAACCGTGGGCGTTTGGGGAAACATATGAACAAATCATAAAACGATATATTGAGCTTCGTTACGAATGGTTACCGCACTTCTACTCGTTATATATGGAAGCGCATCAAACAGGTGTGCCGATGATGCGCCCGCTTATGATGGAATATCCGAACGATTGCGAAACGTGGAATATTTCGGATCAGTTTATGGTTGGCGAGCAAGTGATGATTGCACCGATCATCCGTCCGTATACAACGCATCGCATCGTTTATTTTCCAGAAGGACGCTGGGTTGATTATTGGACGAAAGAAGTGTTTGAAGGCGGTCAGCGGTATATTGTCGAAGCACCGCTTGACCGTTTGCCAATATACGTAAAAGAAGGGGCGATGATTGCTCACGCCGAAGCGAAGCCATCTACGATGATTGTGGATGAACAGTTGACGTTATATGTGTATACAATGAAAAAAGGAACATCGGCATATACGATTTATGATGATGATGGTGAGACGTTTGCATATGAAAAAGGAGAATATGTCCGCATGCATATTCGCGCGACGTTTTCGGACGATGCGGTTCATTTTGAGATAGAACGAGAAGGTGCGTACAAACCACCTTGGCCATTGCGTGTCGCATTTGTTGGCGATGTACCGTCTACAATTGTTGTTAATGGAGAACGACGGATCATCGATGAGGCGACAAACACGTTTGTTTTGTAA
- a CDS encoding alpha-amlyase translates to MKRVFRALLIFVLLLSVTAPVSAKTERTWQDERVYFIMVDRFNNGNPKNDYEVNVHDPKAYHGGDLQGIIDKLDYIKGMGFTAIWLTPIFANEKGGYHGYWIEDFYKVEEHFGTLDDFKRLVKEAHKRDMKVILDFVVNHTGYNHPWLNDPAKKEWFHEKKDIFNWANQQEVENGWLFGLPDLAQENPEVKAYLFDVAKWWIQQTDIDGYRLDTVKHVPKWFWDEFAKEVKSVKQDFFLLGEVWHDDPRYVAEYGKHGIDALIDFPFYKEASTIFSNVDQSLEPLYNVWKRNEAFYDRPYLLGTFLDNHDTVRFTRLALQNRINPVTRLKLGLTYLFSAPGIPIMYYGTEIALDGGEDPDNRRLMNFRTDKELVDYVTKLGELREKLPSLRRGDFELLYEKDGMALFKRTYEKETTVIAINNTSKTQKVTLDDELEQGKELRGLLAGDLVRSKDGKYDIILDRETAEIYVLAPKTGLNIPFIAALVAVYTAFGLFLYFARKRKAS, encoded by the coding sequence ATGAAACGTGTATTTCGTGCGCTACTTATTTTTGTTTTGTTGTTGTCCGTGACGGCGCCAGTAAGTGCGAAAACAGAGCGAACGTGGCAAGATGAACGCGTATATTTTATTATGGTCGACCGTTTCAATAATGGGAATCCGAAAAATGATTATGAAGTGAACGTGCATGATCCGAAAGCATATCACGGTGGCGATTTGCAAGGCATTATTGACAAGCTCGACTACATAAAAGGAATGGGCTTTACAGCCATTTGGCTCACGCCGATTTTTGCGAACGAAAAAGGCGGATATCACGGCTATTGGATTGAAGACTTTTACAAAGTAGAAGAGCATTTCGGAACGCTCGATGATTTCAAACGGCTTGTGAAAGAAGCGCATAAGCGCGATATGAAAGTCATTTTAGATTTTGTTGTCAACCATACAGGCTACAACCATCCGTGGCTAAATGATCCGGCGAAAAAAGAGTGGTTTCATGAGAAAAAAGACATTTTTAATTGGGCGAATCAACAAGAAGTCGAAAACGGTTGGTTGTTTGGTCTCCCTGATTTAGCGCAAGAAAATCCAGAAGTGAAAGCGTATTTATTTGATGTCGCAAAATGGTGGATTCAACAAACGGATATTGACGGATATCGGTTAGATACGGTCAAACATGTGCCGAAATGGTTTTGGGACGAGTTTGCTAAAGAAGTGAAATCGGTGAAACAAGACTTTTTCCTTCTTGGAGAAGTATGGCATGACGATCCACGTTATGTAGCGGAATATGGGAAGCACGGAATTGATGCGCTCATCGATTTTCCGTTTTATAAAGAAGCATCAACGATTTTTTCAAACGTCGATCAATCGCTTGAACCGCTTTACAACGTATGGAAGCGAAACGAGGCTTTTTATGACCGTCCGTATTTGCTTGGCACGTTTTTAGATAATCATGATACGGTTCGGTTTACACGATTAGCCTTGCAAAATCGCATCAATCCGGTGACGCGTTTAAAACTTGGATTGACGTATTTGTTTTCCGCACCGGGTATTCCGATTATGTACTATGGAACGGAAATTGCCCTTGATGGCGGAGAAGATCCAGACAACCGTCGTCTCATGAACTTCCGCACCGATAAAGAGCTGGTTGATTATGTGACAAAGCTTGGTGAATTGCGCGAGAAGCTTCCATCGCTTCGTCGCGGCGATTTTGAATTGCTTTATGAAAAAGACGGCATGGCACTTTTTAAACGAACGTACGAGAAGGAAACGACGGTAATTGCGATTAACAATACGTCAAAAACGCAAAAAGTGACGCTCGATGACGAATTAGAACAAGGAAAAGAATTGCGTGGGTTGCTTGCGGGGGATTTAGTGCGCAGCAAAGACGGCAAGTACGATATCATTTTAGATCGCGAAACGGCAGAAATTTATGTACTTGCGCCAAAAACAGGATTAAACATTCCGTTCATCGCGGCACTTGTTGCGGTATATACGGCATTCGGTCTATTTTTATACTTCGCGCGTAAACGAAAAGCATCATGA
- a CDS encoding sugar ABC transporter permease — protein sequence MDMKRQKLIRLTLSYAVVLVMTIIIVYPLLWVVGSSFNPGQSLSGSKMIPDNATLAHYKKLFDTSQSDYLTWYWNSLKISTLTMIFSVILVSLTAYSFSRYRFIGRQNGLMTFLILQMIPNFAALIAIFILALLTGLVDTHLGLILVYVGGAIPMNTWLMKGYLDTIPKELDESAKIDGAGHLRIFFQIVLPLAKPIIAVVALFTFIAPFGDFILASVLLRSKEKYTLAVGLYDLVAKQFGSEFTTFAAGSVLIAVPIAILFLSFQKYFVSGLTAGGTKG from the coding sequence ATGGATATGAAAAGACAAAAACTCATTCGCCTCACGTTGTCGTATGCCGTCGTTTTGGTGATGACGATTATTATCGTCTATCCGCTTCTTTGGGTCGTTGGTTCATCGTTCAACCCGGGGCAAAGTTTATCTGGATCGAAAATGATTCCAGACAACGCCACGCTTGCTCACTATAAAAAGTTATTTGATACATCGCAAAGTGACTATTTGACTTGGTATTGGAACTCATTAAAAATTTCGACGTTGACGATGATTTTTTCCGTCATTTTAGTAAGTTTAACAGCGTATTCGTTTTCGCGTTATCGCTTTATCGGACGCCAAAACGGGCTCATGACGTTTTTGATTTTGCAGATGATTCCAAACTTTGCTGCGCTCATTGCGATTTTCATTTTAGCGCTTTTAACAGGATTAGTTGATACGCACTTAGGATTAATTCTCGTGTACGTCGGCGGTGCCATTCCGATGAATACGTGGCTTATGAAAGGATATTTAGATACGATTCCGAAAGAGCTCGATGAATCAGCGAAAATTGACGGAGCGGGACATTTGCGTATTTTCTTCCAAATTGTTTTACCGCTTGCGAAACCGATTATCGCAGTGGTGGCGCTCTTTACGTTTATCGCGCCGTTTGGCGATTTCATTTTAGCGAGCGTGTTGCTTCGCAGCAAAGAAAAATATACGCTTGCGGTCGGATTGTACGATTTAGTGGCGAAACAGTTCGGTAGTGAATTTACAACGTTTGCGGCAGGTTCTGTTTTAATTGCGGTGCCGATCGCTATTCTCTTCCTTTCATTCCAAAAGTATTTTGTCTCTGGCTTAACGGCAGGTGGAACAAAAGGATGA
- a CDS encoding sugar ABC transporter permease: protein METPMYQSNHRKIALGLSIIPGFGQLYNRQYVKGISFFILAASFFIVFKDLLNMGWWGIFTLGEVIGRDHSIFLLVEGILAVIISVFGLGFYAFNLRDAYKNGQKRDLGLKISSLREQYRALVDNGFPYLMISPGFILLVFVVIFPIIFVVLLAFTNYDLYHSPPAKLVDWVGFQNFIDLVKLDLWRKTFINVLAWTIVWTFGATTLQIALGIFLAIIVNQKDLKGKAIIRTIFILPWAVPAFVTILVFSGMFNESFGVINKTILASLGIGPIEWMTDPFWTKVALILIQTWLGFPFVFAMTTGVLQAIPNELYEAATVDGASSWQKFTKITLPLVLYATAPILITQYTFNFNNFNIIYLFNGGGPAVSGQNAGATDILISWIYRLTMTSAQYSKAAAITLLLSLVVVSVALWQFRRTKSFKEEDMM, encoded by the coding sequence ATGGAAACACCAATGTATCAATCGAATCATCGGAAAATTGCTCTCGGTTTATCCATTATTCCGGGATTTGGTCAACTGTATAATCGTCAATACGTGAAAGGTATTTCATTTTTTATTTTAGCTGCTTCGTTTTTCATCGTTTTTAAAGATTTATTAAATATGGGATGGTGGGGAATCTTTACGCTCGGTGAAGTCATCGGCCGTGACCATTCCATTTTCTTGCTCGTTGAGGGGATTTTAGCGGTTATTATTTCGGTGTTTGGGCTCGGCTTTTATGCGTTTAATTTGCGCGATGCTTATAAAAATGGGCAAAAGCGTGATTTAGGGTTGAAAATTAGCTCGTTGCGCGAGCAATATCGTGCGCTCGTCGACAACGGCTTTCCATATTTAATGATTTCACCAGGATTTATTTTGCTTGTGTTTGTCGTTATTTTCCCGATTATTTTCGTCGTCTTATTGGCGTTTACAAACTATGACTTATATCATTCACCGCCAGCGAAACTTGTTGACTGGGTTGGGTTTCAAAACTTCATTGACTTAGTGAAGCTCGATCTTTGGCGGAAAACGTTTATTAACGTACTTGCTTGGACGATCGTTTGGACATTTGGGGCAACAACGTTACAAATTGCGCTCGGTATTTTCCTAGCCATTATTGTGAACCAAAAAGATTTAAAAGGAAAAGCGATCATTCGGACGATTTTCATTTTACCTTGGGCAGTTCCAGCGTTTGTAACGATTCTTGTTTTCTCGGGCATGTTTAACGAATCGTTCGGGGTAATTAATAAAACGATTTTGGCGTCGTTAGGCATCGGACCGATCGAGTGGATGACCGATCCGTTTTGGACGAAAGTGGCGTTAATTCTCATTCAAACGTGGCTCGGCTTCCCGTTCGTCTTTGCGATGACAACGGGGGTATTGCAAGCCATTCCGAACGAATTGTATGAAGCAGCGACAGTTGATGGCGCATCAAGTTGGCAAAAGTTTACGAAAATTACTCTTCCGCTCGTGTTGTATGCGACAGCGCCAATTTTAATTACGCAATATACGTTTAACTTCAACAACTTTAACATCATTTACTTATTTAATGGTGGCGGTCCGGCGGTATCTGGGCAAAATGCTGGTGCGACAGACATTTTAATTTCATGGATTTATCGTCTAACGATGACGTCTGCGCAATATTCGAAAGCGGCGGCCATTACGTTATTGCTTTCGCTCGTTGTCGTATCTGTCGCATTATGGCAATTTAGAAGAACAAAATCATTTAAAGAAGAGGATATGATGTAG